From the Bombus huntii isolate Logan2020A chromosome 4, iyBomHunt1.1, whole genome shotgun sequence genome, the window ATATAACTTTAATGAGACCAAGTTCCTGCAATCTAGCATGTAAAGTTGGTAAATGTTCAGCAGCTAACTCTTCTAAAAGACCTTGGTCAACAAGAGCACCGACTACTCTTCTGTCATAATAATCAGGCAATAACGATTCACATACATTACATAACTGCCAGAAAGCAGATTCTTCTGAACAATAGATCAATAGAACTGAAGCCACTATATTCATGGCCTGACAATAGCCTGTTTTAAGACAATTaagattaaataatttttgaaaactTTATAATGAcaaatttcacgaataaaatttttaccgATTTGTGGATTTTTCCAAGCGTATGCAGaaagaactcttcttaaagCACTGATACCAGTGTCAGATTGAAATGCTGGATGCTCGGGTAAAGAACGGTGCAAATCTCGTTCTATTTCTTCATTTGCTTGACAAGACTTACCCAATGATTGGTCAACTAACGATTTATAAAGTCCTGGATTCATTACCATTTCGTTTAACGCGCCtagaaataaattgaaactaTGTTATACCATTCAATTATATGGTAATGATTATATTGACTGCATTACCCGAAAAAGTAAGCCAAACTTCTCCTCTAAGAGACTGTGGTATACCCTGAATTATAAGTTTTGCTGTTTCTGTTGTTCTGTACATTGTAATACCTCTACCATACTCTGCAAAATGGAGTTCCCATTGTTTTTCTTTAGCTTCTTGTTTTAGCGTCGCTTCATTGCTTAATGGAGCTTTAAACAGAGTCATTAATGGTGGTTGTGGTTTCCAGTCATTAGCGGTTTTAGTTTCCTCATTGTTGCTATTACTATGTAAACTATTATGAAAAAATGCGTAATCGACGCTcctatttgaaaatatattaattactatatagacatattacatattaaattgtatgatcaaaactaaaaatattaagtgGAAACTTACAAATTTGATAGCTTAGATTTTGCTAATAATTCAGATATTTTCTGAACAACAAAATCTCGATCGTGAATCTGAGCAAATAAAAACGACGATCGAGCAGTTGTTACTAGAATAGATTTGTCTATTCCTGTACTAGTTGACTGATTTTCAGCTGGTTCAATAAGCCTTACTTCTCTTAAAGGTATAACTAAACTTACTAATCCTCTTACCTACAATGAAATGGATATTGAATTACGTCATTAGAcataaaatttatacatatttatatttatttaaaataatcaatatatttaCTCTGCTTTCAAAACAAAGATAATTCTgggaaagaaatatttttccccAGACATATCTTTTATTGTATGGTGTCCATAATGTTGCATCAATACTACCatctaatttttcatttcctgGTAGTCTGAATTGTAATCTGTAGGCTTCAGAATGTGCTCTTGCATCAAGATCTCGTTTTAAAAAGGATGGTTTTTTAGGTACGTTTTtgctgaaaatataattatcattatAATCAATGTACACAAATTTTATTCAGAAACCTGTAAGTGACTTCAAATACCTCAGTTTATTTAATAGTTCTCTATCTTCGTTAAAGCCACTTTTTTCATCTATAAGcctagtaaaaataaaataacattaatttatgAAGCACATTTTCTATCTATATTCTTACACTCTTAtctattgtatataaataatgttaCCTTTTCATAGCAATATTTGTAAGCTGCTCCATTAACGAATATGTATCTGATTTATGAAGaaacattgaaaaataatgctgcaaatgaaataaaatattgaatgcTACagataatgtaataatataaataataaacaatcacaatattttatttacctCTTTATTGTCTCTAGTTACAACACGTATACTATCTGGAAATAAGATGGAATTAGTTTTGCTTAATTCAGTAATGTCTGCCCatcttataattaattttgtttctctTGCCAATATATAGGCATAAAAACACATATGATTTATTGATAAATATAACCACCCCTGTCTAGGCAAACGAGATTTCCAGTAACTAAAAAGATACAACGTTATGaggttttataaattttactgaaattttatatacttttaagTTAATTATACAAGTACCTGCATGAATAATAATTGACCAATTTATCTTCTTTTGGTATATTGAAAAgttgatgaaatttaaaagataCAGTTTTAAATGATTCTGGATCTTCTTCTGTGGATAACATAGACTTCAATAATActatacaaaaattttattttttgatcAATTTCTCATAATAACTTACCGTCAGCAAATTGACAATCTGGTATATTATTTGCAATAATAGATTGTATTTTACAACAAACAAATTCAGTTATTTCTTCTTCAGTATCAAATGATGTTAATGTATCCATCAAGTTCGAGTGAAGCCATTCCCAATCTTGTAAAATTTCTTCATGTGTCAAGGAACATGCAACTGCTAtaagttaaaaaaattatttttaaaagatttttatctataataaCAATTTCTTATACCAATATGATATGAAgaaactatataaaatataagtattttatcttattaatttatattgaaatattttacccCAATAAACTTCTGATGATGGCGTTTGATGTAATATCCTAAATGGTGGAGGTTTAGTGTCAAAAACGCTATCCAATGTCCCTACCAATATAGAAGTAAGGCCTTTTGTCTTTCCATGTCCTTTACGGCGttgtaaaacaaaatatacagtTGCTTGTTCTGTTACCCTGCATGACAAAGACAACAAAATTCAAAGACAACATTCCTGTTTGAAAATCACTCTAACACATGAGATAAATACTGTTTATTTCaaaaaacataataaaaaagCTAGGTGTAATGTcaaagtatttttaaaatacataaaagtGAAGTGTTATAAGCTCAATTATATGTTACATAAATCCTTTAAAGTAGAAACGAGtcataaaaaatacaataaagaTATGACAAATAAACTTCAGTAGTAAAGACTACAATTTTATTGTGCAAAccatattacaaaaaaaaggCAACAactttacataattttatatttacatttttgtaaatatcagTGGTATCTTTCaccttttttcatttatattttattcataaatatcACCGAATGAGAATGAATCAATGTCATAGATAATAATTGACGAAATGATTCCAATAGAGCGGATGTCTGTTATCGATAATAAACCATATACATCCTCCcacatataatgtattataatttatactcCTACACTGCATGATATATAACGTAAGAAAATACATCTAGCGATGATTTATGGTTCTAACGATAGTAACTCTAACTAACAAGATCTAACGGACACATAACGTTTAATaccgtcaaatatatttacgatatgtaagcaaataatattatgttaaatacaaaaatgacaaatcaattaaaaaaagaattatttttctgtttaGACTAGCATATACATAAGCTCGTAGAACTCtgacaaaaaaataaatgctcaaaaattacttaaatCCTTGAGTATACGTCTGTCAGCTGTCTTTGACGTACGATGTAAACAGTAATTGTAACAGAACATTGAACATCGTATACACGTATCAATTTACCAAAGAGCATTTGCCAGTAGAACCTCTTGTGGCTTCACCCACATATTGACCACTGTTCTTCCAGCACATATGGCACTAACGATACGAATTCGAGCACACTTTATCCAAGACACTAGCAAATTCGCCGTCTGGTCAGCAGAAAAAAATACTTGCCAAAGATAAATACTAACATGA encodes:
- the LOC126864515 gene encoding TBC1 domain family member 9 isoform X3, whose protein sequence is MVTEQATVYFVLQRRKGHGKTKGLTSILVGTLDSVFDTKPPPFRILHQTPSSEVYWAVACSLTHEEILQDWEWLHSNLMDTLTSFDTEEEITEFVCCKIQSIIANNIPDCQFADEEDPESFKTVSFKFHQLFNIPKEDKLVNYYSCSYWKSRLPRQGWLYLSINHMCFYAYILARETKLIIRWADITELSKTNSILFPDSIRVVTRDNKEHYFSMFLHKSDTYSLMEQLTNIAMKRLIDEKSGFNEDRELLNKLSKNVPKKPSFLKRDLDARAHSEAYRLQFRLPGNEKLDGSIDATLWTPYNKRYVWGKIFLSQNYLCFESRVRGLVSLVIPLREVRLIEPAENQSTSTGIDKSILVTTARSSFLFAQIHDRDFVVQKISELLAKSKLSNLSVDYAFFHNSLHSNSNNEETKTANDWKPQPPLMTLFKAPLSNEATLKQEAKEKQWELHFAEYGRGITMYRTTETAKLIIQGIPQSLRGEVWLTFSGALNEMVMNPGLYKSLVDQSLGKSCQANEEIERDLHRSLPEHPAFQSDTGISALRRVLSAYAWKNPQIGYCQAMNIVASVLLIYCSEESAFWQLCNVCESLLPDYYDRRVVGALVDQGLLEELAAEHLPTLHARLQELGLIKVISLSWFLTIFLSVMPTSSAVNIMDCFFYDGAKVIFQIALTVLEWNQDKLLNCCDDGEAMQLLTDYLGGVFNDEGLILPRPVDSATPNRSISVQTLIYEAYSRYGSLTIGGIERLRLKHRLRVVQSLEDGIEKNVIRSVVVDKYMTMEELQDLLSLVREELMSQRKSEPDRYDPTQPPYEAYKVDFELFRILFGGLSPWGKCSQAESLAARLFRLMDRNRDGLLNFRELVQAIGMTATADLTQRLKLLYTLHLPPLLTPVDFESPTHSDKLNISILDGAEVAAEATDFFDSMEQSVASLEMPVSLAEEPSIGTLSRSTSLTSQGDQSWEVQSMGSLRSMIASKDSPLDLKTVPKMSQRHFIALWKTLYDMFPAQPEEQETYHCIASIGTLLLQLGDVGKKFYVGRDESEDSLLLAAIAVQQTPSAVERSHDRNGNPSNVVASTGPDWSISVEQFLASALTGQAIVDFFSKRADLSESITTLKNRRFNRVHSLSDTPVLNV
- the LOC126864515 gene encoding TBC1 domain family member 9 isoform X1; its protein translation is MWVKPQEVLLANALWVTEQATVYFVLQRRKGHGKTKGLTSILVGTLDSVFDTKPPPFRILHQTPSSEVYWAVACSLTHEEILQDWEWLHSNLMDTLTSFDTEEEITEFVCCKIQSIIANNIPDCQFADEEDPESFKTVSFKFHQLFNIPKEDKLVNYYSCSYWKSRLPRQGWLYLSINHMCFYAYILARETKLIIRWADITELSKTNSILFPDSIRVVTRDNKEHYFSMFLHKSDTYSLMEQLTNIAMKRLIDEKSGFNEDRELLNKLSKNVPKKPSFLKRDLDARAHSEAYRLQFRLPGNEKLDGSIDATLWTPYNKRYVWGKIFLSQNYLCFESRVRGLVSLVIPLREVRLIEPAENQSTSTGIDKSILVTTARSSFLFAQIHDRDFVVQKISELLAKSKLSNLSVDYAFFHNSLHSNSNNEETKTANDWKPQPPLMTLFKAPLSNEATLKQEAKEKQWELHFAEYGRGITMYRTTETAKLIIQGIPQSLRGEVWLTFSGALNEMVMNPGLYKSLVDQSLGKSCQANEEIERDLHRSLPEHPAFQSDTGISALRRVLSAYAWKNPQIGYCQAMNIVASVLLIYCSEESAFWQLCNVCESLLPDYYDRRVVGALVDQGLLEELAAEHLPTLHARLQELGLIKVISLSWFLTIFLSVMPTSSAVNIMDCFFYDGAKVIFQIALTVLEWNQDKLLNCCDDGEAMQLLTDYLGGVFNDEGLILPRPVDSATPNRSISVQTLIYEAYSRYGSLTIGGIERLRLKHRLRVVQSLEDGIEKNVIRSVVVDKYMTMEELQDLLSLVREELMSQRKSEPDRYDPTQPPYEAYKVDFELFRILFGGLSPWGKCSQAESLAARLFRLMDRNRDGLLNFRELVQAIGMTATADLTQRLKLLYTLHLPPLLTPVDFESPTHSDKLNISILDGAEVAAEATDFFDSMEQSVASLEMPVSLAEEPSIGTLSRSTSLTSQGDQSWEVQSMGSLRSMIASKDSPLDLKTVPKMSQRHFIALWKTLYDMFPAQPEEQETYHCIASIGTLLLQLGDVGKKFYVGRDESEDSLLLAAIAVQQTPSAVERSHDRNGNPSNVVASTGPDWSISVEQFLASALTGQAIVDFFSKRADLSESITTLKNRRFNRVHSLSDTPVLNV
- the LOC126864515 gene encoding TBC1 domain family member 9 isoform X2, which codes for MWVKPQEVLLANALWVTEQATVYFVLQRRKGHGKTKGLTSILVGTLDSVFDTKPPPFRILHQTPSSEVYWAVACSLTHEEILQDWEWLHSNLMDTLTSFDTEEEITEFVCCKIQSIIANNIPDCQFADEEDPESFKTVSFKFHQLFNIPKEDKLVNYYSCSYWKSRLPRQGWLYLSINHMCFYAYILARETKLIIRWADITELSKTNSILFPDSIRVVTRDNKEHYFSMFLHKSDTYSLMEQLTNIAMKRLIDEKSGFNEDRELLNKLSKNVPKKPSFLKRDLDARAHSEAYRLQFRLPGNEKLDGSIDATLWTPYNKRYVWGKIFLSQNYLCFESRVRGLVSLVIPLREVRLIEPAENQSTSTGIDKSILVTTARSSFLFAQIHDRDFVVQKISELLAKSKLSNLSVDYAFFHNSLHSNSNNEETKTANDWKPQPPLMTLFKAPLSNEATLKQEAKEKQWELHFAEYGRGITMYRTTETAKLIIQGIPQSLRGEVWLTFSGALNEMVMNPGLYKSLVDQSLGKSCQANEEIERDLHRSLPEHPAFQSDTGISALRRVLSAYAWKNPQIGYCQAMNIVASVLLIYCSEESAFWQLCNVCESLLPDYYDRRVVGALVDQGLLEELAAEHLPTLHARLQELGLIKVISLSWFLTIFLSVMPTSSAVNIMDCFFYDGAKVIFQIALTVLEWNQDKLLNCCDDGEAMQLLTDYLGGVFNDEGLILPRPVDSATPNRSISVQTLIYEAYSRYGSLTIGGIERLRLKHRLRVVQSLEDGIEKNVIRSVVVDKYMTMEELQDLLSLVREELMSQRKSEPDRYDPTQPPYEAYKVDFELFRILFGGLSPWGKCSQAESLAARLFRLMDRNRDGLLNFRELVQAIGMTATADLTQRLKLLYTLHLPPLLTPVDFESPTHSDGAEVAAEATDFFDSMEQSVASLEMPVSLAEEPSIGTLSRSTSLTSQGDQSWEVQSMGSLRSMIASKDSPLDLKTVPKMSQRHFIALWKTLYDMFPAQPEEQETYHCIASIGTLLLQLGDVGKKFYVGRDESEDSLLLAAIAVQQTPSAVERSHDRNGNPSNVVASTGPDWSISVEQFLASALTGQAIVDFFSKRADLSESITTLKNRRFNRVHSLSDTPVLNV